In Sulfurisphaera javensis, a single genomic region encodes these proteins:
- the thrC gene encoding threonine synthase, with the protein MQGYLKCLDCGTEYPLQQDTITCPRCGGLLEIILEPKKDFSFNKLKGKGVWRYKELIAGEYKEIVSLNEGNTPLIKSSSSPNLYFKFEGANPTGSFKDRGMTVAISSAKSLNYKVVVAASTGNTAASAAAYASRAGLKSYIVLPKGKVALGKLAQSILYGTTILEVDGSFDIAMNSVMRLYKELKIVYPLNSFNPWRLEGQKTIAFEIVEDIGVPDNVIVPVGNAGNIYAIWKGFTELMNIGIIDKVPRMIGVQAEGAAPIAKALEKGLDKPEFVDSPETIASAIRIGKPVNWKKAIKAIKSSNGFATYVSDSEILEAQKELARKEGIGAEPASAASYAGYLKLVNNGKIDKNERTVLILTGHALKDPDAMVKAEARRILINPEHINEIILSDLR; encoded by the coding sequence ATGCAAGGATATCTAAAATGCTTAGACTGTGGAACTGAATATCCTCTCCAACAAGATACTATAACTTGCCCTCGATGTGGAGGATTACTTGAAATAATATTAGAACCTAAAAAGGACTTCTCATTCAATAAATTAAAAGGTAAAGGAGTATGGAGATATAAAGAACTTATTGCTGGTGAATATAAAGAAATAGTGAGCCTTAATGAAGGAAATACTCCTCTGATTAAATCTTCCTCTAGCCCAAACTTATACTTTAAATTTGAGGGAGCCAACCCTACTGGAAGCTTTAAGGACAGGGGAATGACAGTAGCTATAAGTTCTGCAAAATCCTTAAACTATAAAGTAGTAGTAGCTGCTTCTACTGGAAATACTGCTGCATCTGCTGCTGCTTATGCCAGTAGAGCTGGTTTAAAAAGTTACATAGTTTTACCTAAAGGAAAAGTAGCCTTAGGAAAACTAGCACAATCCATATTGTATGGTACAACAATATTAGAAGTTGATGGAAGTTTTGATATTGCAATGAATAGTGTAATGAGGTTATATAAAGAACTAAAGATAGTTTACCCATTAAATTCTTTCAATCCTTGGAGACTTGAAGGACAAAAGACTATAGCATTTGAAATAGTTGAAGATATAGGAGTACCAGACAATGTTATAGTACCAGTTGGCAATGCAGGAAACATTTACGCTATTTGGAAAGGATTTACTGAACTAATGAACATTGGAATAATAGACAAAGTACCAAGAATGATTGGGGTTCAAGCAGAAGGAGCAGCCCCAATAGCGAAAGCATTAGAGAAAGGTCTTGATAAACCAGAGTTTGTAGATTCACCAGAAACTATTGCCTCTGCTATAAGGATAGGAAAACCAGTTAACTGGAAGAAGGCAATAAAAGCAATAAAGTCATCTAATGGTTTTGCAACTTATGTTTCTGACTCTGAAATTTTAGAAGCACAAAAGGAACTAGCAAGAAAAGAAGGAATTGGAGCAGAACCAGCCTCAGCAGCCTCTTATGCTGGATATTTGAAACTTGTAAATAATGGAAAAATAGATAAAAATGAGAGAACTGTCCTTATATTAACTGGACATGCATTGAAGGACCCGGACGCAATGGTAAAAGCAGAAGCAAGAAGAATTTTAATTAATCCAGAACACATAAACGAAATTATATTAAGTGATCTAAGATGA
- a CDS encoding Nre family DNA repair protein, whose amino-acid sequence MRKIPAELCIRCKGHKYLCGLPSCPILDRFRNVAITVAKIKNSDKIQGSTPPSIVVGEKNYPKVSIIYNIPPSVIGEEAKDYENPEGWWGKKSLSDILSLRTSLISSILANVNANNPYELYDKEVSITAVSEKPVLSEVLSESKNLIPKLKFDGLLLPRGPSLNAKDIKINENPKIPKPIDKLIFDDIKAQEAILELYNNKQSIYTIINALSLGLLGIRKNRKIVPTRWAITAVDSTLGNFMLNQIRNFDTISEVQVFYNSYLGNYFHIILFPSKFRSVWVEIWHPLSLWANELVISDLSEDYWGDYDFLDGGYMAARFSVVEKLFEMRKQSGIIIIREITNEYYAPVGNWHIRETVKRAFNNNPLKFDKLQDAIIYVNSKLKAKVNLLEIKSIKKILTQKTIDEFLKK is encoded by the coding sequence TTGAGGAAAATTCCCGCAGAACTATGTATTAGATGTAAAGGCCATAAATACTTATGTGGATTACCCTCTTGTCCTATATTAGATAGATTTAGAAATGTTGCAATAACAGTGGCAAAAATTAAAAATTCAGACAAAATACAAGGATCAACTCCTCCAAGCATAGTTGTTGGAGAAAAAAACTATCCAAAAGTTTCAATAATATACAACATTCCCCCCTCAGTAATAGGAGAAGAAGCAAAAGATTACGAGAATCCAGAAGGATGGTGGGGGAAGAAAAGTTTAAGTGATATTTTATCTTTAAGAACTTCTTTAATTTCCTCAATATTAGCTAACGTTAATGCAAATAATCCTTATGAACTCTATGATAAAGAAGTTTCAATAACTGCGGTATCTGAAAAACCAGTACTATCTGAAGTACTAAGTGAAAGCAAAAACTTGATACCTAAACTAAAATTCGACGGGCTTTTGTTACCTAGAGGACCATCACTAAACGCTAAAGATATTAAGATTAACGAAAATCCGAAAATACCTAAACCCATAGATAAATTAATATTTGATGATATAAAAGCACAAGAAGCTATCCTGGAACTCTATAACAATAAACAAAGTATATATACTATAATAAATGCACTTTCTCTAGGTCTTCTAGGAATCAGAAAAAACAGAAAAATAGTTCCTACTAGATGGGCAATAACTGCAGTAGACAGTACTTTAGGAAACTTCATGCTTAACCAGATAAGAAACTTTGACACTATAAGCGAAGTTCAAGTATTTTACAATTCTTATTTAGGCAACTATTTTCACATAATTTTATTCCCATCAAAATTTAGGTCAGTGTGGGTAGAAATTTGGCATCCATTATCATTATGGGCTAATGAGTTAGTAATTAGTGACTTATCAGAAGATTACTGGGGAGATTATGATTTTTTAGATGGAGGATATATGGCAGCTAGATTTTCTGTCGTAGAAAAACTCTTTGAGATGAGAAAACAATCTGGAATAATAATCATTAGAGAGATTACTAATGAATACTATGCTCCAGTAGGAAATTGGCACATAAGAGAGACAGTAAAAAGAGCTTTTAATAACAATCCCTTAAAGTTTGATAAACTTCAAGATGCAATTATTTACGTGAATTCTAAATTAAAGGCAAAAGTTAACTTGTTAGAAATAAAAAGTATAAAGAAAATTTTAACTCAAAAAACTATAGATGAGTTCCTAAAGAAGTAA
- a CDS encoding UbiD family decarboxylase — MAFSDLREYINFMRSKKKIIEIQDEVDPILEIAEISRRATYNKLPPLLFKNVKGYPGWSVITNIYYSIEAFYDLFGTNNLEEITKSFLENMMGSLPLSFSSKIRNLFDILKLGKILPKNKKPLFKENEELNFEKIPALKTWPKDAGRYLTFSIVITKDPDTNVHNLSVYRVQLLNEKEAIVHWQALKRGALTSFKYKEKGITKIPVAIVNGVDPILAFVAASPVPPGLDKYLFAGILRNEGVDVHELDNGILVPSHAETVFEGYVDIEDSRLEGPFGDHLGYYTPPDYYPVFKLEKAYSRDNPIFHATSVGKPPLEDAWIGKAVERLFLPFIKMLIPEVVDMNLPEYGLFTGIGIFSIKKRYPGQAKKTMMSIWGLGQLSLLKMLIIVDSDVNVHDLNQVLYAITTTVNPSRDIVIIDNIITDSLDHTTPFPPLGSKIGIDATRKFKEELGRDWPEEVSSDESVVKRITPIWEKIKTQYLP, encoded by the coding sequence TTGGCCTTTTCGGATTTACGTGAATATATAAATTTCATGCGTTCAAAGAAAAAAATTATTGAAATTCAAGATGAGGTTGATCCAATACTTGAAATTGCAGAAATTTCTAGACGAGCAACGTATAATAAGTTACCTCCTTTATTATTTAAGAATGTAAAAGGGTATCCTGGATGGAGTGTAATTACTAACATATATTATTCTATTGAAGCATTTTATGACTTGTTTGGTACTAATAACCTAGAAGAAATTACGAAATCTTTTCTTGAAAATATGATGGGTTCTTTGCCCCTATCATTTTCGAGTAAAATTAGAAATTTATTTGATATCTTGAAATTAGGAAAGATATTACCTAAAAATAAAAAACCATTGTTTAAGGAAAATGAAGAATTAAATTTTGAAAAAATACCAGCATTAAAAACTTGGCCTAAAGATGCTGGTAGATATTTAACTTTTTCAATAGTAATAACTAAAGATCCAGATACTAATGTACATAACCTAAGTGTATATAGGGTTCAATTACTTAATGAAAAGGAGGCTATAGTTCATTGGCAAGCTTTAAAGAGAGGTGCTCTTACTTCCTTTAAATACAAAGAGAAAGGAATAACAAAGATACCAGTAGCAATAGTAAACGGCGTTGATCCAATATTAGCTTTTGTTGCTGCTTCTCCAGTTCCACCAGGATTAGATAAGTATCTCTTTGCCGGGATTTTACGTAATGAAGGAGTTGATGTACATGAATTAGATAATGGGATTTTAGTGCCTTCTCATGCGGAGACTGTTTTTGAAGGCTATGTAGATATAGAAGATTCAAGGTTAGAAGGACCTTTTGGTGATCATTTAGGTTATTATACTCCTCCAGATTATTATCCGGTATTTAAACTAGAGAAAGCATATTCTAGGGATAATCCGATATTTCATGCAACTTCTGTTGGAAAACCTCCATTAGAAGACGCTTGGATAGGTAAAGCTGTAGAGAGATTATTTCTCCCCTTTATAAAGATGCTTATACCTGAGGTAGTAGATATGAACTTACCAGAGTATGGGCTATTTACTGGTATAGGTATATTTTCTATAAAGAAAAGATATCCGGGACAAGCTAAGAAAACTATGATGAGTATCTGGGGTTTAGGACAGCTTAGTTTATTAAAAATGCTTATAATTGTTGATTCTGATGTAAATGTTCATGATTTAAATCAAGTTCTTTACGCTATCACTACAACTGTTAATCCAAGTAGAGATATCGTAATAATAGATAATATTATAACTGATTCGTTAGATCATACTACTCCATTTCCCCCATTAGGTAGTAAAATAGGCATTGATGCTACTAGGAAGTTTAAGGAGGAACTAGGAAGAGATTGGCCAGAGGAAGTTTCGAGCGATGAAAGTGTTGTGAAAAGAATAACTCCGATATGGGAAAAAATTAAAACTCAATATCTTCCCTAA
- a CDS encoding replication initiator protein WhiP, with the protein MKREDADINIEELNEEIKQLKTGPRSKLMEAILVLLLARPLRTSEIAINLGLETKYVSSYLSYWRKKGLVYQEAGRWHLSAQGEDLAKEIIEEKNNSKFVEYLAFAKQILNENVNQTINNKKQTKQDKDGKEFLSFIVDLTNSKVNKQQKSNLTDCIADILEKLDDEEKELLSFLLNKYKQWGSTYVYIDQIQEEFNADTGWLFKVLRKLQTKRILYLYHDPKLGLRIGFTQQFKDKISNC; encoded by the coding sequence ATGAAAAGAGAGGATGCTGACATAAATATTGAAGAACTGAATGAGGAAATAAAACAACTAAAAACCGGGCCTAGATCGAAGCTAATGGAAGCTATTCTTGTTCTTCTCTTAGCTAGACCATTAAGAACTTCAGAGATTGCTATTAACTTAGGATTAGAGACTAAGTATGTTAGCAGTTATTTAAGTTATTGGAGGAAGAAAGGGTTAGTATATCAGGAAGCAGGGAGATGGCATCTATCTGCTCAAGGAGAAGATCTAGCCAAGGAGATCATAGAAGAGAAAAATAATTCTAAGTTTGTTGAGTATTTAGCTTTTGCAAAACAAATACTTAATGAAAATGTTAACCAAACAATAAACAACAAAAAACAGACAAAACAAGACAAAGATGGAAAAGAATTTTTGTCGTTTATTGTTGACTTAACCAATTCTAAGGTCAATAAACAACAAAAGTCGAATTTAACGGACTGTATCGCAGACATACTAGAAAAATTAGACGATGAAGAAAAGGAACTACTCTCCTTCTTGCTAAACAAGTATAAGCAATGGGGCTCTACTTATGTTTATATCGATCAAATTCAAGAAGAATTTAACGCAGATACAGGTTGGTTATTTAAGGTTCTTCGAAAATTACAGACAAAACGTATTTTGTATTTATATCATGATCCTAAATTAGGACTTAGGATAGGGTTTACTCAGCAGTTTAAGGACAAAATATCTAATTGTTAA
- a CDS encoding ATP-NAD kinase family protein — protein sequence MHKIGFLVNPVAGSGGKIGHKGSDDLAINNPDTPQKVARFLKLAPKDNIKYITPKGIMGEIYFDNSFNVKLIDVKNIERTTREDTIIASKTFLELNCDIIVFAGGDGTARDIYSVVGNKIPLLGIPTGVKMHSGVFANTPEAAAILLLKYINNEASIIDAEILDIDEDEYRKGRYNVKLYGIAKTVSYLNYLTPSKEEIKSNEEELDAIADYFIDTILKDNEYYVFGSGSTVKYILKKLGYETNFLSIDVTYGRKLLISSANYYDLLNLTGELNLVLTPIGKQGFLLGRGNQEIGPEVIRKIKKDKIIIISTKSKLKTIDCLRIDTGDSELDKKLQGVYKVIVGYGEYVAIKTCDNTSVVDNDNT from the coding sequence GTGCATAAAATAGGTTTTTTAGTTAATCCGGTTGCTGGTAGTGGAGGAAAAATAGGACATAAAGGAAGTGATGATTTAGCAATTAATAATCCTGATACTCCACAAAAGGTAGCCAGATTTCTAAAATTAGCCCCTAAGGATAATATAAAATACATAACTCCTAAAGGAATAATGGGAGAAATTTATTTTGATAATAGCTTCAATGTCAAGCTAATTGATGTTAAAAACATAGAGAGAACTACAAGAGAGGACACAATTATTGCATCAAAGACTTTTCTTGAGCTAAACTGCGACATTATAGTATTTGCTGGTGGAGATGGGACAGCAAGAGATATTTACTCAGTAGTTGGAAACAAGATTCCTCTCTTAGGAATACCAACTGGTGTAAAAATGCATAGTGGAGTATTCGCTAATACCCCAGAGGCTGCAGCTATTCTTCTGTTGAAATACATTAACAATGAAGCCTCTATAATAGATGCAGAAATCTTAGATATAGATGAAGATGAATATAGAAAAGGAAGGTATAATGTAAAGTTATACGGGATAGCAAAAACTGTCTCTTATTTAAATTATTTAACTCCTAGCAAAGAAGAGATAAAAAGCAATGAAGAGGAACTAGATGCAATTGCTGATTATTTCATAGACACTATATTAAAAGATAATGAATACTATGTTTTCGGAAGCGGAAGTACTGTAAAATATATACTTAAGAAACTAGGTTATGAGACCAATTTCTTATCTATTGATGTAACTTATGGAAGAAAACTACTTATTAGTTCTGCTAATTATTATGATTTACTCAATTTGACTGGGGAGTTAAATTTAGTTTTAACCCCCATAGGAAAACAAGGATTTTTATTAGGAAGAGGAAATCAAGAAATAGGGCCTGAGGTTATCAGAAAAATTAAAAAAGATAAAATAATTATAATTTCTACTAAATCAAAATTAAAAACAATAGATTGCTTAAGAATTGATACTGGTGATTCAGAATTAGATAAAAAATTACAAGGAGTATATAAAGTTATAGTTGGTTATGGAGAATATGTCGCGATAAAAACCTGTGATAATACCAGTGTGGTAGATAATGATAATACCTAA
- the asd gene encoding aspartate-semialdehyde dehydrogenase: MADKIKVSLLGSTGMVGQKMVKMLAKHPYLELVKVSASPSKIGKKYKEAVKWIEQGDIPEEVQDLPIVSTNYEDHKDVDVVLSALPNELAESIELELVKNGKVVVSNASPFRMDPDVPLINPEVNWEHLELLKVQRERKGWKGILVKNPNCTAAIMSMPIKPLLDIAVKSKIIITTLQAVSGAGYNGIPFMAIEGNIIPYIKGEEDKIAKELTKLNGKITNGQIIPANLDSNITSIRVPTRVGHMGVINIITDEKINIEEIKKTLKNFKSLPQQKNLPTAPKQPIIVRDEEDRPQPIIDVSAENGMAVTVGRIRHENGVLRMVVLGDNLIRGAAGITILTVEVMKELGYI, encoded by the coding sequence GTGGCAGACAAAATAAAAGTCTCATTATTAGGTTCTACTGGAATGGTAGGACAAAAAATGGTAAAGATGTTAGCTAAGCATCCTTATCTTGAACTTGTAAAGGTAAGTGCGTCTCCAAGTAAAATTGGTAAAAAATACAAAGAAGCCGTAAAGTGGATAGAACAAGGAGATATACCAGAAGAAGTACAAGATTTACCTATAGTTTCAACTAATTATGAAGATCATAAAGATGTAGATGTAGTCTTATCAGCTTTACCCAATGAGTTAGCAGAGTCAATAGAGCTTGAGCTTGTTAAAAACGGTAAAGTTGTTGTATCTAATGCTAGTCCCTTTAGAATGGATCCAGATGTTCCTCTAATAAACCCAGAAGTTAATTGGGAACATTTAGAACTACTAAAGGTTCAAAGAGAAAGAAAGGGATGGAAAGGAATTCTCGTTAAGAATCCTAATTGTACAGCTGCAATAATGTCTATGCCAATAAAACCATTACTTGACATAGCTGTAAAATCTAAAATAATTATAACTACATTGCAAGCTGTGAGTGGTGCTGGATATAACGGAATTCCTTTTATGGCAATCGAAGGAAATATTATACCATATATAAAAGGTGAGGAAGACAAAATAGCTAAAGAACTAACAAAATTAAATGGAAAAATTACTAATGGCCAAATTATTCCAGCAAATTTAGATTCTAATATCACATCAATAAGAGTACCTACAAGAGTAGGACATATGGGAGTTATAAATATAATAACTGATGAAAAAATTAACATTGAAGAAATAAAGAAGACATTAAAGAATTTTAAATCTTTACCTCAACAGAAAAACCTACCCACAGCTCCAAAACAACCCATAATAGTTAGAGACGAAGAAGATAGACCGCAACCTATAATAGATGTAAGTGCTGAAAACGGTATGGCAGTAACAGTTGGAAGAATAAGGCATGAAAATGGTGTGCTAAGAATGGTAGTCTTAGGTGACAACTTAATTAGAGGTGCTGCCGGAATAACTATACTTACAGTAGAAGTCATGAAAGAATTAGGGTATATTTAA
- a CDS encoding aspartate kinase: protein MKVIKIGGSIQKDEKDYELILEKLRKEIDSNDKNIIVTSAIKNVTNQLLEIIKETDKSMDLVTDIYDRHIRLLSKLTNGIEFERSFGELSKLTDELFKIAWSVRVLDEVTPRVRDYILSFGERFAVILLSAFLRSNNIPANYIVEPPLITDENYGEANVLLQPSKENLTKKIDGIKENVIVIPGFIGKSKENKYTTIGRGGSDYTATVVGKILGAKEVKLITEVPGIMTADPKKIPEARTIPRLALEEAIELSQLGAKKLHPRTFDPIFNTNLRVVIEGLYEEGNTIIEGSCTKEDILKGIATRNNIELITIESTNIVGKIGSAATIMSEARNANVNLVAISQPVSETVIQLVIDSQDKERLIERLNSLSNLIEDIQSTKVSAISIVGCGLRNKEISAKVLSKASSLDPIFISRGLKGVSLTFIVDEKDENSLAKELHEVVLEWQTK, encoded by the coding sequence ATGAAAGTAATTAAAATTGGTGGATCCATTCAAAAAGATGAAAAAGATTATGAATTAATATTAGAAAAACTAAGAAAAGAAATAGATTCCAATGATAAAAACATTATAGTAACTTCTGCTATTAAGAATGTCACTAACCAACTCTTAGAAATAATTAAAGAGACTGATAAATCTATGGACCTAGTTACTGATATTTATGATAGACACATTAGATTACTTTCAAAACTGACTAACGGAATTGAATTTGAACGCTCGTTTGGAGAATTATCAAAACTTACAGATGAACTTTTCAAAATAGCATGGTCAGTAAGAGTACTTGATGAGGTAACACCAAGAGTTAGAGATTACATATTATCATTTGGTGAAAGATTTGCTGTGATTTTATTATCAGCATTCTTAAGATCAAATAACATTCCAGCAAATTACATAGTGGAGCCTCCTTTAATAACAGATGAAAATTACGGAGAAGCAAACGTATTACTTCAACCCTCAAAAGAAAACCTTACTAAAAAGATAGACGGCATAAAAGAAAACGTCATAGTTATTCCAGGCTTTATCGGAAAAAGTAAAGAAAATAAATATACTACAATAGGTCGTGGTGGGAGCGACTATACAGCAACAGTTGTAGGAAAAATTTTAGGAGCAAAAGAAGTAAAATTAATTACTGAAGTCCCTGGCATAATGACGGCTGATCCCAAAAAGATACCAGAAGCTAGGACAATTCCCAGATTAGCATTAGAAGAGGCAATTGAACTTTCGCAGTTAGGAGCTAAAAAGTTACATCCAAGAACATTTGATCCAATATTTAACACTAATCTAAGAGTTGTAATAGAAGGATTATATGAAGAAGGGAATACAATAATAGAAGGAAGTTGCACTAAAGAAGATATTTTAAAAGGAATTGCAACTAGAAACAATATCGAATTAATAACAATAGAAAGTACAAACATAGTTGGAAAGATAGGCTCTGCTGCTACAATAATGTCAGAAGCTAGAAACGCTAATGTAAATCTTGTTGCTATCTCACAACCAGTATCAGAAACAGTTATACAACTAGTAATTGACTCACAAGATAAAGAGAGGCTTATAGAAAGGCTAAACAGTCTAAGTAACTTAATAGAAGATATTCAATCAACTAAAGTTAGCGCAATAAGCATCGTAGGATGTGGACTAAGAAATAAAGAAATATCAGCAAAAGTTCTAAGTAAAGCTTCTTCTTTAGATCCTATATTCATATCTAGAGGTTTGAAAGGAGTAAGCTTAACATTTATAGTTGATGAAAAAGATGAAAATAGTCTAGCTAAAGAACTTCACGAGGTGGTTTTAGAGTGGCAGACAAAATAA
- the argF gene encoding ornithine carbamoyltransferase — protein MLKGKSLLCLLDFSKQEIEKMMEVSFQMKNFYLTKAIPKSLDGKNVALIFEKPSTRTRVSVETAVRVLGGNPIVLNKSEIQLGRGEPVEDTARVLGRYVDGIGARVLKHESLEILSKYSGKPTINLLSDLSHPLQALADFMTIKEKFGEYTSVTFVGDGGDNVLVSLMAFVAKMGLTIKIASPKELRPREDIWKKIEEEAEKSGAIIEFYEDPYEAVRGTKVVYTDVWVSMGQEEIAEKKKAMLKDYKVTTDLMKYASKDAIFMHCLPAVRGEEVDKEVLDGPQSAVWDEAENRLYTAMSVLSLLL, from the coding sequence ATGTTAAAAGGAAAAAGCTTGTTATGCCTATTGGATTTTTCAAAGCAAGAAATTGAAAAAATGATGGAAGTCTCATTTCAGATGAAGAATTTTTACTTAACTAAGGCTATACCTAAGTCTTTAGACGGTAAAAATGTAGCTTTAATTTTTGAGAAACCAAGCACGAGGACCAGAGTCAGTGTTGAAACAGCTGTAAGAGTTTTGGGTGGAAATCCGATAGTTTTGAATAAGTCAGAAATTCAGCTAGGTAGAGGAGAACCAGTAGAAGATACTGCAAGAGTCTTAGGCAGATATGTTGATGGGATTGGTGCAAGAGTTTTAAAACATGAATCCTTAGAGATCTTGTCAAAATATTCTGGGAAACCTACCATTAATTTGTTAAGTGATCTTTCTCACCCATTACAAGCTTTAGCAGATTTTATGACAATAAAAGAGAAATTTGGTGAATATACGTCAGTAACTTTTGTTGGAGATGGAGGTGATAATGTATTAGTTAGTTTAATGGCTTTTGTGGCAAAGATGGGGTTAACAATAAAGATTGCCTCCCCTAAAGAACTAAGACCTAGAGAAGATATTTGGAAAAAGATTGAGGAAGAAGCTGAAAAAAGTGGTGCTATTATCGAATTTTATGAAGATCCATATGAAGCCGTGAGGGGTACAAAAGTGGTTTATACTGATGTTTGGGTAAGTATGGGACAAGAAGAGATAGCCGAAAAGAAGAAAGCTATGCTAAAGGATTACAAAGTAACTACAGATCTAATGAAGTATGCTAGCAAAGATGCAATTTTTATGCATTGTTTGCCTGCTGTACGAGGCGAAGAAGTTGATAAGGAAGTGCTTGATGGTCCTCAAAGTGCTGTGTGGGATGAGGCTGAAAATAGATTATATACTGCGATGTCTGTTCTCTCTTTACTTCTTTAG
- a CDS encoding DUF4443 domain-containing protein: MEELLTLSKVTIPKKGNKPNFDEAHVLLALSIIEKEQPIGRHLLMKKLGLSEASTRTMIKRLKELNLIKVDKVAGIFLSDIGEKILSSIRNKANIIENVKISSINWNSMIVKIKNGRLFLERIGLLNLRDLIIKQGATRTIIAVISEDGRLELPPKTFDESEEIKKLKEELQNKIKDAEINDLIIIFEPQDLHLTYKIILTILTSA, from the coding sequence GTGGAAGAACTATTAACACTTTCAAAAGTTACAATTCCTAAAAAAGGTAATAAGCCTAACTTTGATGAGGCTCATGTACTTTTAGCTTTAAGCATTATTGAAAAAGAACAGCCTATTGGAAGACATTTATTAATGAAAAAACTAGGATTAAGTGAAGCATCTACTAGAACTATGATAAAAAGATTAAAAGAATTAAATCTCATTAAAGTAGATAAAGTAGCTGGCATATTTTTGTCAGATATAGGAGAGAAGATACTTAGTAGTATTAGAAACAAAGCAAATATTATAGAAAATGTTAAAATTTCTAGTATTAATTGGAACAGTATGATAGTGAAAATTAAGAATGGTAGACTATTTTTAGAACGTATAGGCTTATTAAATTTAAGAGATTTAATAATAAAACAAGGAGCAACAAGAACCATAATAGCTGTAATTAGTGAAGATGGACGATTAGAATTACCACCAAAAACTTTTGATGAAAGTGAAGAAATTAAGAAATTAAAGGAAGAATTACAGAATAAAATTAAAGATGCTGAGATAAACGACCTTATTATTATTTTTGAACCTCAGGATTTACACTTAACTTATAAAATAATTCTTACAATTCTCACAAGTGCATAA
- a CDS encoding PHP-associated domain-containing protein gives MLKIDFHTHTFYSDGRESPQEMINYALKIGLNGIAITDHDTSKAHLVFKHKLVIPGQEVTTEFGHVVILCNFPPDPPKRIYELVDYSKENNCIIFPSHPFDIFRKGIGDKIFEYHFNAIEIYNSKAPKSANEKAKKVSIQLNLPGLANSDSHVKYALGSAYNIVNISEFNVDEILDCIRKGKIEPVGIGLTVKAKFEIAKWYILRKLKIEENSRRTMY, from the coding sequence ATGTTAAAAATAGATTTTCATACTCATACTTTTTATAGTGATGGAAGAGAATCTCCACAAGAAATGATAAATTATGCTTTAAAGATAGGGCTTAATGGAATTGCTATAACCGATCATGATACATCCAAAGCCCATTTAGTTTTTAAACATAAACTAGTTATTCCTGGACAGGAAGTAACAACAGAATTTGGTCATGTTGTTATTTTATGTAATTTTCCTCCAGACCCACCAAAAAGAATCTATGAGCTCGTTGATTATTCAAAGGAAAACAATTGCATAATTTTTCCTTCTCACCCATTTGATATTTTTCGTAAAGGAATAGGAGATAAAATATTTGAATATCATTTTAATGCAATTGAGATATATAACTCAAAAGCTCCTAAATCAGCGAATGAAAAAGCTAAAAAAGTATCTATCCAACTAAACTTGCCTGGATTAGCAAATAGTGACTCTCATGTAAAATACGCATTAGGCTCCGCATACAATATTGTAAATATCTCAGAATTTAATGTAGATGAAATACTAGATTGTATAAGGAAAGGAAAAATAGAACCTGTAGGCATTGGATTAACAGTAAAGGCTAAGTTTGAAATCGCCAAATGGTATATATTGAGGAAACTAAAAATTGAGGAAAATTCCCGCAGAACTATGTATTAG